A genomic window from Panthera tigris isolate Pti1 chromosome B4, P.tigris_Pti1_mat1.1, whole genome shotgun sequence includes:
- the LOC102967224 gene encoding cationic amino acid transporter 3-like, which translates to MLRQALRRFGQKLVRRPTLKEPVAENDPRRSLSTLNLVALGVGSTVGVGVYVLVGEVAASQAGPSIVICFLAAGLSSMLAALCYAEISARVPHSGPTYLYSHVTIGELWAFITGWNFILSYVAGTAIVIQAGTLAFDILLGNQNSHTLHESITQQVPRVLVEHPNFFVVSLVYFLIELQTLRFSQSFMVIKVITSVKLLVLGFVIISGFIKGDQHNWKLTEKDFLKAGLNDTSTLGHMGSGGFAPFGFKGILRGAAACFYAFIGFDSIVTRVEEARNPQRSIPMSIVISLFICFFLYFGVSVALTLMVPYYQFQRGSTLPEAFLHIGWAPACYVVAFGFLCSLLANVLGFMVPIRQVISRMAQDDFLFPALARVQTGTCTPLMANVIFGIIAPIMAFFFGLTDLLDLSSIGILLTHSLVAICVLICGYQPERRNWGNEAEMQEENGPAAERLTLQGLLFPCSPTPTPLSGRVVRVCSSLLALLLTLLCLVLTQWPVLLSGDPVWISVVVVLLVLILGITGVIWRQPQSSSPLPCKVPALPLLPLLSIFMNVFLMMQMTGGTWARFAVWMLIGFAVYLAYGIQYSLFT; encoded by the coding sequence ATGCTGCGCCAGGCACTTCGTAGATTCGGTCAAAAACTGGTACGAAGACCTACGCTGAAGGAACCGGTGGCTGAGAATGACCCACGGAGAAGCCTGAGCACTCTGAATTTAGTGGCCCTGGGTGTGGGCAGCACAGTGGGTGTAGGTGTGTATGTCCTGGTTGGCGAGGTGGCTGCCAGTCAGGCAGGACCATCCATTGTGATCTGCTTTTTGGCGGCTGGACTATCTTCAATGTTGGCTGCGCTGTGCTATGCAGAGATTAGTGCCCGGGTTCCCCATTCTGGTCCTACATATCTCTACAGCCATGTCACTATAGGTGAACTCTGGGCTTTCATCACTGGCTGGAACTTTATTCTCTCCTATGTTGCTGGTACAGCCATTGTGATCCAGGCTGGGACCTTAGCTTTTGACATTCTACTTGGGAACCAGAACTCTCACACCCTCCATGAGAGCATCACACAGCAAGTTCCCCGTGTTCTTGTAGAACATCCAAACTTCTTTGTTGTGAGCCTTGTATACTTCCTCATAGAATTGCAGACTCTGAGATTTAGTCAGTCTTTCATGGTTATAAAAGTGATCACATCGGTGAAACTTTTGGTTCTTGGTTTTGTCATCATCTCTGGGTTCATTAAGGGGGACCAGCACAACTGGAAGCTCACAGAAAAGGACTTCTTAAAGGCTGGACTCAATGATACCTCCACCTTGGGCCATATGGGCTCTGGAGGATTTGCGCCTTTTGGCTTCAAGGGGATTCTCCGTGGAGCAGCTGCCTGTTTCTATGCATTTATTGGTTTTGACAGTATTGTTACGAGAGTCGAAGAAGCCCGGAATCCCCAGCGTTCCATCCCCATGAGCATTGTGATTTCACTGTTCATAtgctttttcttgtattttggtGTCTCTGTGGCACTTACACTTATGGTGCCTTACTATCAGTTTCAACGTGGAAGCACCTTGCCTGAGGCATTTCTCCATATTGGCTGGGCCCCTGCCTGCTATGTTGTAGCTTTTGGATTCCTCTGTAGTCTTTTGGCCAATGTCTTGGGCTTTATGGTCCCCATACGTCAGGTGATATCCAGGATGGCACAGGATGACTTCCTATTCCCGGCGCTTGCCAGGGTCCAAACTGGTACATGCACCCCTCTCATGGCAAATGTGATCTTTGGCATTATTGCACCAATCATGGCCTTCTTCTTTGGACTCACTGATCTTTTGGACCTCAGTTCAATTGGGATCCTGCTTACTCATAGCCTGGTGGCTATTTGTGTTCTCATCTGCGGATACCAGCCTGAGAGGAGGAATTGGGGAAATGAAGCAGAGATGCAGGAGGAGAACGGACCTGCAGCAGAGAGGCTGACTCTACAGGGACTACTTTTTCCatgcagccccacccccactccacttTCTGGCCGGGTTGTCCGTGTTTGCTCCTCACTGCTTGCTCTGCTGCTCACTCTTCTTTGCCTGGTGCTGACCCAGTGGCCAGTTCTGCTTTCTGGAGACCCAGTGTGGATTTCAGTGGTTGTGGTGCTCCTGGTGCTCATCCTTGGGATCACTGGGGTCATCTGGAGACAGCCACAGAGCTCCAGTCCCCTTCCCTGTAAggtccctgctctgcctctcctcccactACTGAGCATCTTCATGAATGTTTTCCTTATGATGCAGATGACAGGTGGCACCTGGGCCCGATTTGCTGTCTGGATGTTGATTGGGTTTGCTGTCTACCTCGCCTATGGGATCCAGTACAGCCTGTTCACTTAA